Below is a window of Stygiolobus azoricus DNA.
CGCGTTAAGTATTGGAAAGTCTGTATAGTGGGGTGGAGAAGTGAGCAACTCATTTACTGGTTGTCCTGCGGGTAACAAATTTAGATAGTAAGCTATGACTAGTTGCAAAACAATTGCAATGAAGAAGGGAGGGGAGGCCCACGTTATAATATACACTCCTTTAATTGTTTTGTCCTTCCACGTCCCCCTTGATGATGCTGCAACTGCACCACTGAGTACTCCGAGAATTGCCGCTAAAATATCACCGGGAATCACTATCTGAAGACTTATAGCAAGTTTAGGAACTAATAACGACAGTTCTGAAGTCTTATATATAGGATCTACACCCCAGTTTCCAGATAATATATCTTTAAGATAGTTCACGAACTGGACGTAAAGTGGCTCATCCAACCCATATTCCTTAATTATTTGTTGGATCTCCACGGGAGGAGCATGGGGGTTACCAGCATATATTCGGGCTAGCTGTGCAGGATTTGGTGCTGCTGCATGAATGAGGACGAACACGAAAAAGATCAATAGAAGTATGGTGATAAAGCCGTTTATCATTCTCTTTATAGCAAATTTTATATAATCCGTCAGCATAAACCTAAACCCTTAAATTAAATCCCTTAAATTGTTTATTAAACTTTCGCATAGTATATGAAAACTAACGAAAAAGTTAATTACTAGTTAAAAAGATGCTTATACTGATTACTATGAAAAGTAAAAAGAAGTTAGGTCTTTCAAAAACTGCTATTATAGGAATAATAATAGTAATTTTAATCATAGC
It encodes the following:
- a CDS encoding ABC transporter permease yields the protein MLTDYIKFAIKRMINGFITILLLIFFVFVLIHAAAPNPAQLARIYAGNPHAPPVEIQQIIKEYGLDEPLYVQFVNYLKDILSGNWGVDPIYKTSELSLLVPKLAISLQIVIPGDILAAILGVLSGAVAASSRGTWKDKTIKGVYIITWASPPFFIAIVLQLVIAYYLNLLPAGQPVNELLTSPPHYTDFPILNALIAGDWTYFISAVRHAILPSLSIAIITFGLFTRVTRATMIDSMESDYTKLALAKGLTRRYVVYRIALRNSLIPVITLIALFFGYSVAGAVLVEDIFDYQGIGYYITQAIENLDYIAVLDFTIIVGIAVIVANFVADLLYGILDPRVKVQ